A genome region from Campylobacterota bacterium includes the following:
- a CDS encoding restriction endonuclease subunit S, with amino-acid sequence MKVGKISDIRIGLPLARKKGDIHDDQFFRYKAVTLKAFSSTGQLLHDELDEFIASEELSESYITQEGDILVRLREPNTAVYIDKESSGLLVPALMAIIKPKKEINSRYLTHYINSNEAQKRLHKELQGTTIQMLKASELADLDVTLPPEETQEEIVAMLNLANREIELLDTLKSLKTQFKNELLDTILKKEINQ; translated from the coding sequence ATGAAGGTTGGAAAAATTTCTGACATTAGAATCGGTTTGCCTTTAGCTCGTAAAAAAGGTGATATTCATGATGATCAGTTTTTTAGATACAAAGCGGTCACATTAAAAGCTTTCTCTTCAACGGGTCAGTTGCTTCATGATGAGCTCGACGAGTTCATTGCAAGCGAGGAATTGAGTGAAAGCTACATCACACAAGAAGGTGATATTTTGGTTCGATTGAGAGAACCGAATACGGCTGTCTATATTGATAAAGAAAGTAGCGGTTTGCTTGTTCCTGCATTAATGGCGATCATCAAACCAAAAAAGGAAATCAATAGTCGTTATCTCACCCACTATATCAACTCAAATGAAGCACAAAAAAGACTTCACAAAGAGCTTCAAGGGACAACGATCCAAATGCTCAAAGCAAGTGAACTGGCTGATTTAGACGTAACTTTACCACCCGAAGAGACTCAAGAAGAAATTGTTGCGATGCTGAATCTTGCCAATCGTGAGATCGAGCTACTTGATACTCTCAAATCACTAAAAACGCAATTCAAAAATGAACTACTCGACACTATTTTAAAAAAGGAAATAAATCAATGA
- a CDS encoding type I restriction-modification system subunit M codes for MKTTKEVINNVVWKACDTFRGTMDSSQYKDYVLSMLFVKYLSDFYKEKLQTLNDKYNGDEDRVQRALQREKFVLDESCTFEYLLKHKEANNLGEVINKALEKIEEDNPEKLEGIFRNVDFNDKKVLGDTKERNSILKHLLEDFSDSRLDLSPSKLTGQDIIGDSYEYLIAHFASDAGKKGGEFFTPSEVSTLLAKLVEPKEGDRIYDPTCGSGSLLIKASKEVGSANFAIYGQEKNGQTHALCRMNMYLHEINDAKIEWGDTIRNPLHVEDDKLMKFDVVVANPPFSLDKWGADFAENDPYRRFSDYGIPPKSKGDYAFVTHMIKSLNEKGRMGVVLPHGVLFRGASEGRIREKLINENLLDAVIGLPANLFFGTGIPATILIFKKNRTQKDILFIDASKEEVDKAKNQNNLTEENIQKILDTYRSRSEIEKYSHVATIEEIQENDYNLNIPRYVDTFEEEEPVDIETTKASIEKVENELASIKTQMSAYLKELGL; via the coding sequence ATGAAAACAACAAAAGAAGTAATCAATAACGTAGTATGGAAAGCATGTGACACCTTTCGAGGGACAATGGATAGTTCACAATACAAAGACTACGTCCTCAGTATGCTATTCGTCAAATATCTATCGGACTTCTATAAAGAGAAACTTCAAACTCTTAATGACAAATACAATGGGGATGAAGATCGTGTACAAAGAGCACTCCAGAGAGAAAAATTCGTTCTCGATGAGAGCTGCACGTTTGAATATCTACTCAAACATAAAGAGGCAAATAATCTTGGTGAAGTTATCAATAAAGCCCTTGAAAAGATAGAAGAAGACAACCCTGAAAAACTCGAAGGGATCTTTAGAAACGTTGATTTCAATGACAAAAAAGTTCTCGGCGATACCAAAGAGAGAAACAGTATCCTCAAACACCTTCTCGAAGATTTTAGCGATTCGCGACTGGATTTGAGCCCGAGCAAACTCACTGGTCAAGACATCATTGGAGACAGCTATGAATATCTAATCGCTCACTTTGCTAGTGATGCAGGTAAAAAAGGTGGTGAGTTTTTTACTCCAAGCGAAGTCTCAACACTATTAGCAAAACTCGTAGAGCCAAAAGAGGGCGATCGAATCTACGATCCTACTTGTGGTTCTGGATCATTGCTTATCAAGGCATCTAAAGAAGTCGGATCTGCAAACTTCGCTATTTACGGTCAAGAGAAAAATGGGCAAACGCACGCGCTTTGCCGGATGAATATGTATCTGCACGAGATTAACGATGCCAAGATCGAATGGGGGGATACCATCAGAAACCCTTTGCACGTCGAAGATGACAAGCTCATGAAGTTTGATGTGGTCGTTGCCAATCCACCGTTCAGTCTCGATAAATGGGGGGCAGATTTCGCTGAAAATGACCCTTATAGAAGATTTAGTGATTATGGCATACCACCAAAAAGCAAAGGCGATTACGCCTTTGTGACTCACATGATCAAAAGTCTCAATGAAAAAGGGAGAATGGGGGTTGTCCTCCCTCATGGTGTCTTATTTCGTGGTGCCAGTGAAGGAAGAATCCGAGAGAAACTGATCAATGAAAATTTACTCGATGCTGTCATCGGATTACCGGCGAATCTCTTCTTTGGTACTGGTATTCCAGCTACGATCCTTATATTTAAAAAGAATAGAACTCAAAAAGATATTCTCTTTATCGATGCAAGTAAAGAAGAAGTTGATAAAGCTAAAAATCAAAATAATCTAACCGAAGAAAATATCCAAAAGATACTTGACACATACAGAAGTAGAAGTGAGATAGAAAAATATTCTCATGTGGCAACGATAGAAGAGATACAAGAAAACGACTATAACCTCAATATTCCAAGATATGTCGATACATTTGAAGAGGAAGAACCGGTAGATATCGAGACTACAAAAGCAAGTATTGAAAAAGTGGAAAATGAATTAGCATCTATCAAAACTCAAATGAGTGCATATCTCAAAGAGTTGGGACTATAA
- a CDS encoding restriction endonuclease subunit S, whose translation METIAPSGYKKTKVGVIPTDWNLHRIDEVLTRVRKPLEVKPDEKYQEIGIRSHGKGLFYKDFTTIDEIGDKSVFWVEPDCFIVNIVFAWEQAIGKTTENEKGMIASHRFPMYKPQKNILDLDYLVYLFKSKRGKYLLELASPGGAGRNKTLGQGEFAELQIPLPPFSEQEKIAHILTTWDEAIVKQEELIREKEQLKKGLMQKLLSGEIRFDGFSDPWKFVKLGDLLDYEQPTQYLVKDTNYNDSYDTPVLTAGKTFILGYTNEKSGIYKNNLPVIIFDDFTTATQFVDFPFKAKSSAMKILKPKNNTVNMNLIYEFIQMINFVADDHKRYWISEYQELEIKLPSEEEQRKIADILIFATKEISLLKNELEELKQQKKGLMQKLLTGEVRVKI comes from the coding sequence ATGGAAACAATAGCTCCAAGTGGATATAAAAAGACCAAAGTTGGTGTTATCCCAACGGATTGGAATTTGCACCGAATTGACGAAGTGTTAACAAGAGTACGAAAACCTCTTGAAGTAAAGCCTGACGAAAAGTATCAAGAAATAGGGATTCGATCTCATGGGAAGGGACTTTTCTACAAAGATTTTACTACTATTGATGAGATAGGTGATAAATCAGTGTTTTGGGTTGAACCAGATTGCTTTATTGTTAATATCGTATTTGCATGGGAACAAGCCATAGGGAAAACTACTGAAAATGAAAAAGGTATGATTGCTTCTCATCGATTTCCGATGTATAAGCCTCAAAAGAACATATTAGATCTTGATTATTTGGTTTACTTGTTTAAATCTAAACGCGGTAAGTATTTACTCGAACTCGCTTCACCGGGTGGGGCTGGACGGAATAAAACACTGGGGCAAGGTGAATTTGCAGAACTTCAAATTCCATTACCACCTTTTAGTGAACAAGAAAAAATAGCTCACATACTTACTACTTGGGATGAAGCCATCGTAAAACAAGAAGAGCTTATCAGAGAGAAAGAACAACTTAAAAAAGGGCTTATGCAAAAGCTACTAAGTGGTGAAATTCGTTTTGATGGGTTTTCAGATCCATGGAAATTTGTAAAACTTGGAGACTTACTGGACTATGAGCAACCAACACAATATTTAGTTAAAGATACTAATTATAATGACAGTTACGATACTCCTGTTCTGACAGCTGGTAAAACCTTCATACTTGGATATACAAATGAAAAAAGTGGAATTTATAAAAATAATTTACCTGTCATAATCTTCGATGATTTCACTACAGCAACACAATTTGTAGATTTTCCATTCAAAGCTAAATCATCAGCGATGAAAATTTTAAAGCCAAAAAACAACACTGTCAATATGAACTTGATTTATGAGTTTATTCAAATGATCAATTTCGTTGCTGATGATCACAAACGATATTGGATATCTGAATATCAAGAATTAGAAATTAAGTTGCCATCTGAAGAAGAGCAACGAAAAATAGCTGATATCTTAATCTTTGCAACCAAAGAAATCAGTCTTCTTAAAAATGAACTTGAAGAGCTAAAACAGCAGAAAAAAGGGCTAATGCAAAAGTTACTGACTGGTGAAGTGAGGGTAAAAATATGA
- a CDS encoding CBASS cGAMP-activated phospholipase: protein MSKKFRILCLDGGGIRGLYSAQLLKRIQDDCGVNFYNDFDLIVGTSTGSILAGSIVKKIAIDKVISLYEYEGKNIFKKRWLSRIGLFGSRYNPNPLKEQLKTIFENTVFGDIEKPLLICATDIGNSTQFVFKTTFNGQNDSNGNTKELVRDKKIALYDAILASSSAPIFFPPHKIGNHLLADGGLWANSPVLVALAEAKKIFKVEPQDVSIVSIGTGVEENDYHINTKFWGFLTGWKREKLISMILNLQTKTNNSLLQFLMPKENILRLTYTSDKTLPLDDISQNENLLSKADHDFTSRHAEIQSFINKYIKDKDVDQ, encoded by the coding sequence ATGAGTAAAAAATTTAGAATTCTCTGTTTAGACGGCGGCGGTATTAGAGGACTATACTCTGCACAGCTTTTAAAAAGAATACAAGACGATTGCGGTGTGAATTTCTATAATGATTTTGATTTGATCGTTGGAACGTCTACCGGCTCAATTTTGGCTGGGTCTATTGTCAAAAAAATTGCTATTGATAAAGTAATTTCTCTATATGAGTATGAAGGCAAAAATATTTTTAAGAAGAGATGGTTGTCTAGAATTGGTTTGTTTGGCAGTAGATATAACCCTAATCCATTAAAAGAACAATTGAAAACGATTTTTGAAAATACGGTGTTTGGAGATATAGAGAAACCTCTTTTAATATGTGCTACTGACATTGGGAATTCAACACAATTCGTTTTTAAGACAACTTTCAATGGTCAAAATGATAGCAATGGGAATACCAAAGAGTTGGTTAGAGATAAAAAGATAGCTTTATATGATGCTATTTTGGCTTCATCTTCAGCACCCATCTTTTTCCCTCCACATAAAATTGGCAATCATTTGCTTGCAGATGGAGGGCTTTGGGCAAACAGTCCTGTTCTAGTTGCATTGGCTGAGGCAAAAAAGATTTTTAAGGTTGAGCCTCAAGATGTTTCTATTGTCTCAATTGGAACAGGTGTAGAAGAAAATGATTATCATATAAATACCAAATTCTGGGGGTTCTTAACTGGCTGGAAAAGAGAAAAACTTATTTCGATGATTTTAAATTTGCAGACTAAAACTAATAATAGTTTGCTGCAATTTTTAATGCCGAAAGAAAATATTTTACGTTTGACATATACAAGCGACAAAACTCTGCCTCTTGATGATATATCCCAGAATGAAAACTTGCTCAGTAAAGCAGATCATGACTTTACTTCTCGACACGCTGAAATTCAATCGTTTATAAATAAATACATAAAGGACAAAGATGTCGACCAATAA
- a CDS encoding nucleotidyltransferase gives MSTNKELFKILEKVGDSLEITKSQYKLAEERYKAVGKWLAEGEYCLLGDGKKQCFKDGEIYPQGSIRLGTTVKPIGKNEFDIDLVFYTPNVSADMIKPERLKELIGDRLKEHDTYKKMLTPLNRGWCINYANEFHLDITPSLDNHHEPFNESELVADEKLERYMPTNPEGYAQWFDNISSIEPISEFTKNMFESRNTILMTEDAATVTELPEHDSNKPLLKRYIQIFKRHRDMMFDGRDDAPISIIITTLATKSYEYCIRHFTYYNEYSLMIDTLKNMPLFIETRNTLHWIENPTVTGENFAEKWNYTPIKKQNFDSWHTEIVKMFESINNLKGQHLIFESLKKGLGESPVNKVYNDMTQKVDDYRQRGLLGAGFGTLSDSHPVKKNTFFGN, from the coding sequence ATGTCGACCAATAAAGAACTATTTAAAATTTTAGAAAAAGTCGGTGACTCTTTAGAGATCACCAAATCTCAATATAAATTAGCGGAAGAACGCTATAAAGCCGTAGGAAAATGGCTGGCTGAAGGCGAATATTGTTTATTGGGTGATGGTAAAAAACAATGTTTTAAAGATGGTGAAATATACCCTCAGGGTTCGATTAGATTGGGAACGACTGTCAAACCCATCGGAAAAAATGAGTTCGATATTGATCTGGTTTTTTATACGCCAAATGTTTCGGCAGATATGATCAAGCCTGAACGTTTAAAGGAACTTATTGGTGATCGGCTTAAAGAACATGACACCTACAAAAAAATGCTCACCCCTTTAAATAGAGGCTGGTGTATTAATTATGCCAATGAATTCCATCTCGACATCACACCATCACTCGATAATCATCACGAGCCATTCAATGAGAGTGAACTGGTAGCTGATGAAAAACTTGAACGCTATATGCCTACCAATCCCGAAGGATATGCGCAATGGTTCGATAATATCTCATCAATAGAGCCGATATCAGAATTTACAAAAAATATGTTTGAATCAAGAAATACAATCCTTATGACTGAAGACGCAGCAACAGTCACTGAATTGCCAGAACATGACTCAAACAAACCTCTTTTAAAAAGATATATTCAAATTTTTAAAAGACATAGAGACATGATGTTCGATGGTAGAGACGATGCGCCTATTTCAATCATTATTACTACTCTAGCAACCAAATCCTATGAATATTGTATTCGACATTTCACGTATTACAATGAGTATAGCTTAATGATCGATACTTTGAAAAACATGCCTTTATTTATCGAAACAAGAAATACTTTACATTGGATAGAAAATCCTACAGTTACAGGTGAAAATTTTGCAGAAAAGTGGAATTACACTCCAATAAAAAAACAAAATTTTGATTCATGGCACACGGAAATAGTAAAAATGTTTGAATCGATTAATAACCTCAAAGGTCAACATTTAATTTTTGAATCGCTCAAAAAAGGATTGGGAGAGTCCCCTGTCAATAAAGTTTACAACGACATGACACAAAAGGTTGATGACTATAGACAAAGAGGACTTTTAGGTGCTGGATTCGGAACTCTATCTGATTCTCATCCGGTCAAAAAAAATACATTTTTTGGAAACTAA
- a CDS encoding HsdR family type I site-specific deoxyribonuclease, whose translation MKQDIFAELTLQNNTIELLKKMGYTFISQEENVRVRNGKLGEVILKDILLEQLQKINSFEYKGVEYTFSPKNIAKAIEELNVPLNEGLMSANQKISDKLMLGTSYDEELIDGVKKSFSLQYIDFKNPEKNIFHITEEFTVNRQITSEIEKTRRPDLVLFINGIPFAVIELKKSSVDAEQGISQMIRNQGKDEIPHLFKYIQLTIAGNNHSPKYATAGTPKKFYAVWEEEEFKSEPSNLIENRTVSALDKTIFALFNKKRVIEILHSYIIFDNKIKKVARYQQFFAIKEIVKKINVFDNTGRRDGGLVWHTQGSGKSLTMAMLTKVIKRDIVGSKIIVVTDRTDLDRQIHTTFANSEIKAGRASSGHDLIEKLQSGMSVITTLIHKFETVEKEKIVLDDPNIFVLVDESHRTQGGDLHKSMKKVFDNGCYLGFTGTPLLKREKSSIAKFGGLIHKYTIDQAVRDNAVLPLLYEGRLVDQWVNDQNGLDRRFEMISRDLNDEQKMDLKRKWARFQRIASSERRLEMIALDINEHFIKNVQGTGFKAMLATSSKYEAIKYHSIFEEFGNIKTSFVISAPDTREGHDEVDESNKQFVIEAWNKLIRKYGDEERFLEKIKDEFIEGDEIELLIVVDKLLTGFDAPRAAILYIDKELKEHNLLQAIARVNRLYDGKDFGFIVDYRGLLGNLDQALTSYSSLDGFEEEDLLGAVIDIKEEVARVKTFYSHLKELFDPVDNKNDQESYEVFLGDEEKRKEFYELLSSYARALKLALSSDKITEVFTKVEIEEYKRAMKFYSELRKSVKIRYHEEVDFGKYEKQMQKLLDTFISAEEVNQLTKLVNIFEADFEKELDRVVGDNARADTIISASTKVISERREQNPAYYDKLSKRIQEILDEYKEGRLSDEDKLKHAKDIRSLLMQKNSDDLDEYPEQIKHNAMARSFYDNLQAYMKEIPSETFVEVVLKVDSIFKEASKKPDWENNNDVKNTIDQEIDDLLWELESTHKIKFADLDEIIAQVRSIGINNYAKR comes from the coding sequence ATGAAACAAGATATCTTTGCAGAGTTGACTCTTCAAAACAACACCATAGAGCTATTAAAAAAGATGGGCTATACCTTTATCAGCCAAGAAGAGAATGTAAGAGTTCGCAATGGCAAGCTTGGAGAGGTGATACTCAAAGACATTCTCCTCGAACAACTTCAAAAGATTAATAGCTTTGAATACAAAGGGGTAGAGTATACATTTTCCCCAAAAAATATCGCCAAAGCGATCGAAGAACTCAATGTTCCACTCAATGAAGGTCTCATGAGTGCTAATCAAAAAATCAGTGACAAACTCATGCTCGGAACCAGTTATGACGAAGAGCTGATCGACGGTGTCAAAAAAAGCTTCTCTCTCCAATATATCGATTTCAAAAATCCTGAAAAAAATATCTTTCATATCACAGAAGAGTTCACTGTCAACCGTCAAATTACATCTGAAATTGAGAAGACTAGACGGCCTGACTTGGTACTTTTTATCAACGGTATCCCGTTTGCAGTGATCGAACTGAAAAAATCCAGTGTAGACGCGGAGCAAGGTATCTCTCAAATGATCCGCAATCAAGGTAAAGATGAGATTCCGCATCTCTTCAAATACATTCAGCTCACTATCGCCGGAAACAACCACAGCCCTAAATATGCTACAGCAGGGACACCTAAAAAGTTCTATGCCGTATGGGAAGAGGAAGAATTCAAAAGTGAACCAAGCAACCTCATAGAAAATAGAACGGTGAGTGCGCTGGATAAAACTATTTTTGCACTCTTCAATAAAAAGCGTGTGATCGAAATTTTGCACTCTTATATCATCTTTGACAACAAAATCAAAAAAGTGGCGCGTTATCAGCAATTTTTTGCGATCAAAGAGATCGTCAAAAAGATCAATGTGTTTGATAATACCGGTAGACGTGACGGTGGGCTCGTATGGCATACGCAAGGAAGCGGGAAGTCACTCACGATGGCAATGCTCACAAAAGTGATCAAACGCGATATCGTAGGTTCTAAAATCATTGTGGTCACAGATAGAACGGATTTGGATAGACAGATACACACGACGTTTGCCAATAGTGAAATAAAAGCGGGACGTGCCAGTAGTGGTCATGATCTGATCGAAAAACTACAATCAGGCATGAGTGTTATCACTACGCTGATTCATAAATTTGAGACGGTTGAAAAAGAAAAAATCGTTTTGGATGATCCTAACATCTTTGTGCTCGTCGATGAATCACACCGAACCCAAGGCGGTGATCTGCATAAGTCGATGAAAAAAGTGTTTGATAACGGATGCTATCTCGGGTTTACAGGTACACCACTGCTCAAACGTGAAAAAAGTTCTATCGCGAAATTTGGGGGGTTGATTCATAAATACACGATTGATCAAGCAGTACGAGACAACGCCGTTTTACCTCTACTTTATGAGGGTAGATTGGTCGATCAGTGGGTGAATGATCAAAACGGACTGGATCGACGGTTTGAGATGATTTCTCGTGACTTGAATGATGAACAAAAAATGGATTTAAAAAGAAAATGGGCGAGATTTCAGCGAATCGCTTCGAGTGAACGGCGTCTGGAGATGATCGCGCTTGATATCAATGAGCATTTCATCAAAAATGTACAGGGAACAGGGTTCAAAGCGATGTTAGCTACCAGTAGTAAATACGAAGCGATCAAATATCACTCTATTTTTGAAGAATTTGGCAATATCAAAACCTCATTTGTCATTTCCGCTCCAGATACGAGAGAGGGGCATGACGAAGTCGATGAGAGCAATAAACAATTCGTTATCGAAGCGTGGAATAAACTCATTAGAAAATATGGCGACGAAGAGCGTTTTCTCGAAAAAATCAAAGACGAATTTATCGAAGGTGATGAGATCGAATTGCTGATTGTAGTTGATAAACTCCTGACCGGGTTTGACGCACCAAGAGCGGCGATACTCTATATAGACAAAGAGCTCAAAGAACATAATCTCTTGCAAGCAATCGCACGTGTTAACCGTCTTTATGATGGAAAAGATTTCGGATTTATTGTTGATTATCGAGGGCTTCTGGGTAACCTTGACCAAGCTCTAACTTCATACAGCTCACTTGATGGCTTCGAAGAAGAAGATCTTCTGGGTGCTGTTATCGATATCAAAGAAGAAGTGGCGAGAGTAAAAACGTTTTATTCTCATCTCAAAGAGCTTTTTGACCCCGTCGACAATAAAAACGATCAAGAGAGTTATGAAGTTTTCTTGGGTGATGAAGAGAAAAGAAAAGAGTTTTATGAGCTCCTATCATCCTACGCAAGAGCACTCAAGCTCGCCCTCTCTAGTGACAAAATTACCGAAGTATTCACCAAAGTAGAGATAGAAGAGTACAAAAGAGCTATGAAGTTTTACAGCGAACTTCGTAAAAGCGTCAAAATTCGCTATCACGAAGAGGTGGACTTCGGTAAATATGAAAAGCAGATGCAAAAGCTTCTGGATACATTTATCAGTGCCGAAGAGGTGAATCAACTCACTAAGCTCGTTAATATATTCGAAGCAGATTTTGAAAAAGAGCTGGATCGTGTGGTTGGGGATAATGCGAGAGCTGATACCATCATCAGTGCCAGTACTAAAGTGATTTCTGAGCGACGAGAGCAAAATCCGGCGTATTACGACAAACTCTCTAAGCGGATTCAAGAGATTTTGGATGAGTATAAAGAGGGGCGTCTTAGCGATGAAGATAAACTCAAACATGCGAAAGATATTCGTTCACTATTGATGCAAAAAAATAGTGACGATCTTGACGAATACCCAGAACAAATCAAACATAATGCTATGGCACGATCGTTTTATGATAACCTACAAGCGTATATGAAAGAGATACCATCGGAAACGTTTGTAGAAGTGGTACTCAAGGTAGATTCTATTTTCAAAGAAGCATCCAAAAAACCCGATTGGGAAAATAATAACGATGTTAAAAATACTATTGATCAAGAGATTGACGATTTACTTTGGGAGCTTGAAAGTACCCATAAAATTAAATTCGCCGACTTAGATGAGATCATCGCTCAAGTTCGTTCCATCGGCATCAACAACTATGCAAAGAGATAA
- a CDS encoding SprT family zinc-dependent metalloprotease, whose amino-acid sequence MQRDNITIVYKDIKHANLKVKPNQEVLLTVPLDMTDGEIEHILVKRANWVNQQLKLFQKNTQPKKELVSGESFLYLGKNYRLKVIESNEEKARLNRGYFELFVKDKHDYSRKEKLINDWYKSRAMEYFQKNIDKYNAIVKLEIKAVRIRSMKTRWGSCNPKKSYINLNLELIKKPKSSIEYVIFHELVHLIHNDHSKNFYNHLSLHMPDWQKRKANLER is encoded by the coding sequence ATGCAAAGAGATAACATCACCATTGTTTACAAGGATATCAAACACGCCAATCTAAAGGTCAAACCAAATCAAGAAGTATTGCTAACAGTGCCTCTTGATATGACGGATGGGGAAATTGAACATATCCTTGTAAAAAGAGCCAATTGGGTCAATCAGCAGCTCAAACTTTTTCAAAAAAACACGCAACCAAAAAAAGAGCTAGTGAGCGGTGAAAGCTTTTTGTATCTTGGTAAGAATTATCGCCTAAAGGTGATCGAATCAAACGAAGAAAAAGCTCGACTGAATCGTGGATATTTTGAACTCTTTGTTAAAGACAAACATGACTATAGCAGAAAAGAAAAGCTCATCAATGATTGGTATAAATCTAGGGCTATGGAGTATTTTCAAAAAAATATTGACAAATATAACGCTATCGTCAAACTAGAGATCAAAGCGGTTCGAATTAGATCCATGAAAACACGCTGGGGATCGTGTAACCCTAAAAAATCCTATATCAATCTAAATCTTGAACTCATCAAAAAACCAAAAAGCTCAATTGAGTATGTCATTTTTCATGAATTGGTTCATTTGATCCATAATGATCATAGTAAAAACTTCTACAATCATCTGAGTTTGCATATGCCTGATTGGCAGAAAAGAAAGGCAAACCTCGAACGATAA
- a CDS encoding type IV secretory system conjugative DNA transfer family protein has translation MEQVMFFKTPAREKNTTQNNVYAQQSAYGRGITSIQSAKDELYRQPKRFNPLQYLEKNRYFLGLNHLNGQPTYNYESIHTQIVAPTRSGKGVFIGIKAVEALREYRGLIVIDPKEDDFLPQVILEELDRQNRTADFQILNWPNDFGYTVFSPTDTIEEATKKMTIMLNLIENDTELGASHYRKSERILLSKIMHIFFNVEKLLSIKIDRSLAGLSQFLKYVIADLNAASEFVKEQEKSKPNFDKLEKLSKRYFDPELFIKMDLKPSQMAILESLQFSISEFDNVTIYDKYHLADALTKGKVLYIKSDMLDETALKFLKLVITDIIQQSKKMKSQTNCLVILDELSFYPTQILSAGLATAAGFGVKFILSYQSEAQMRDESLRVAIKDNCQTKIYYKTSDDKTLKYIELLSGLELVSQVTKKGHETTIRQMQEEHMNITRLRALPRSTVAILIEENLNEMKIFQTSPIPVRQKFDWTQLNAKQVQIPKFELKKAFAVELVSVDTIELSATTSKELVL, from the coding sequence ATGGAGCAAGTGATGTTTTTTAAAACTCCAGCTAGAGAAAAAAATACTACCCAAAACAATGTGTACGCGCAACAAAGCGCGTATGGGCGAGGCATCACCTCTATTCAATCTGCCAAAGATGAATTGTACCGTCAGCCAAAACGTTTTAATCCGCTGCAATACCTCGAAAAAAACCGATATTTTTTGGGATTAAATCATCTTAATGGTCAACCGACATATAACTATGAATCGATTCATACCCAAATCGTTGCACCTACTCGCTCTGGAAAGGGTGTTTTCATCGGGATCAAAGCCGTTGAAGCATTACGTGAATATCGTGGTTTGATTGTCATTGACCCTAAAGAAGATGATTTTCTCCCTCAAGTCATACTTGAAGAGCTTGATCGACAGAATCGCACCGCTGATTTTCAAATACTAAATTGGCCAAATGATTTTGGCTATACCGTATTTTCACCTACTGATACAATCGAAGAAGCGACCAAAAAGATGACGATCATGCTCAATTTGATAGAAAACGATACCGAATTAGGGGCAAGTCATTATCGAAAAAGCGAGCGCATATTACTCTCAAAAATAATGCACATCTTTTTCAATGTCGAAAAGCTTTTAAGCATTAAAATAGACCGTTCACTGGCTGGCTTGTCGCAGTTTTTAAAATACGTCATTGCTGATTTAAATGCTGCTAGTGAATTTGTCAAAGAACAGGAAAAAAGCAAGCCAAATTTTGACAAGCTCGAAAAGCTTTCAAAACGGTATTTCGATCCAGAACTATTTATAAAAATGGATCTGAAGCCTTCACAGATGGCGATATTGGAGTCGTTGCAGTTTTCCATTTCCGAGTTTGATAATGTCACTATCTACGATAAATATCATCTTGCAGATGCTCTGACAAAAGGTAAAGTACTCTATATCAAAAGCGACATGCTGGATGAAACAGCACTCAAGTTTTTGAAACTTGTCATCACAGATATCATTCAGCAGTCTAAAAAAATGAAGAGTCAAACGAATTGCTTGGTAATACTGGATGAGCTTTCATTCTATCCGACACAGATTTTATCGGCTGGGCTCGCCACGGCAGCAGGATTTGGAGTTAAATTTATCTTGTCATATCAAAGTGAAGCACAAATGCGTGATGAGAGCTTGCGTGTCGCCATCAAAGACAACTGCCAAACGAAGATTTATTATAAAACATCCGATGATAAAACGCTCAAATACATCGAACTTTTAAGCGGCTTGGAATTGGTTTCACAAGTGACAAAAAAGGGGCATGAAACAACTATCAGACAGATGCAAGAGGAGCACATGAACATCACACGTCTTCGTGCGTTGCCTCGCTCAACCGTGGCGATCTTGATTGAAGAGAATCTCAATGAAATGAAGATTTTTCAAACATCACCAATACCTGTACGGCAAAAGTTCGACTGGACACAACTCAATGCGAAACAAGTACAAATTCCAAAATTTGAACTCAAAAAAGCATTTGCAGTTGAGCTTGTTTCGGTGGATACGATTGAACTATCCGCAACTACTTCTAAAGAGCTGGTTTTATAG